The Anaerolineae bacterium genome contains the following window.
GAGTATGCACCGTCATCGGCTTTCCGCTGGGCGCGCTGCCGCCGCAAGACAAAGCCCGCGAAACCGAGCAGGCTATTCAGGATGGCGCCGCCGAAGTGGATATGGTTATCAATATTGGAGCCTTAAAAGAAAGCAATAACTCCCTGGTAGAGCGCGACATTGCCGGGGTGGCGCAGGTGGCGCATCGTTATGGGGTATTGGTCAAGGTGATTATTGAAACCGCCCTGCTCACCGACGAGGAAAAAGTGCGCGCGTGTGAATTGTCCAAAAAAGCAGGGGCTGATTTTGTCAAAACTTCCACCGGCTTTAGCGGCGGCGGCGCTACAGCCGCAGATATTACCCTGATGCGCCAAACGGTGGGGCCGGAGATGGGCGTCAAAGCCTCCGGCGGCATCAAAACCCTGGCCCAGGCCAGGGCGATGGTGGCGGCCGGGGCCAATCGGATTGGGGCCAGCGCCAGCGTTAAGATTATGCAAGAGGTAAAATGAATGAGCTTGCACCTGGGCGCAAAACCCGGCCAGATAGCCACTACCGTGTTACTGCCCGGCGATCCGCTCCGGGCCAAATATGTGGCCGAGAATCTGTTGGAAAATGCAAGCTGTTATAACCGGGTGCGCGGCATGTACGGTTTTACCGGAACTTACCGGGGAAAACGCGTTTCGGTCCAGGGGTCGGGCATGGGGGTGCCCTCTATTTCCATTTACGTCAATGAACTCATTTCAGAGTACGGGGCTAAAACCTTAATCAGAATTGGCACGTGCGGCGCGTTCCAGCCTGATCTAAAATTGAGAGACATCATCCTGGCTCTGGCGGCTTGCACCGATTCCCACGTCAACAAGTTGCGCTTCAAAGGGATGGATTATGCCCCTACGGCCACTTTTCCCCTTTTGTTGCAGGCGTATAACATGGCCCAACAGCAGGGCCTGGCGGTTAAGGTAGGCAGTGTGTTAACCAGCGATACCTTTTATACCGACGATCCCGATGAATGGAAACTTTGGGCCAAATTTGGGGTATTGGCCGCCGAAATGGAAACAGCCGCTTTGTATACTCTGGCCGCCAAATTTCAGGTAAATGCTTTATCCATTCTAACGGTCAGCGATAGTTTGCTGACCGGGGAGGCGGCGCCGGCAGAGGCGCGGGAAAAATCCTTTAGGCAGATGGTTGAGCTGGCCCTGGCAATAGCAGAATAATTTTTTCCGACTCATAGAGGCAGATAACTTTTTAGCATATCCAAAAACATCCGCGCCGCCGGCGAAAAATACCCCTTGCGTCTTTGAATAAGCCCCACGGCATGCGGCGGCAGCCAATCCAAATGAAGGGCATGCAGCCGGCCTGTGCTGATTTCCGCTTCAGCCGTAAAACGCGGAATAATGGATACCCCCAGATTGATCTCCACGTACCGTTTGATCACCTCAATACTGCCCAACTCCATCACCACTTTGGGCAGCAAGTCCGCTTGCGTAAAAAACTGGTTCAAACTCACCCGGCTAATACTGCCCGTATCCAAAAGCAATAACGGATATGCCACCAACTCCTCCGGCTCCACCACCGACCGCGCGCCCAGCGGATGGTCTGGATGGCAGATCAACATATCTTCTCGCTCAAACAGGGGTTGCGCCTCAAGCTGAGGCTCCAAAATAGGCAGGGTCACCAGCCCAAACTCAACCCGCCCCTCAATAACCCATGCCGCCACCTGGCTGGAATGGCTATTGGTCAGGTGTAGCTCTACCTCGGGAAATTGCCGGCGAAACTCTTGGATAAGATCGGGCAGCAGGTAAAGGCAATTGCTATCATTGGTGCCAATGCTCAACCGCCCACCCTGTAACCCCTTGAGGGCCGCCATTTCATCCCGGGTTTGCTCGATCAGGCCCAAAATCTGTTCGGCTCGCTGCCGCAACAGATTCCCGGCCGGCGTCAGCAGCAACTGCCTGCCGCGCCGCTCAAAGAGTCGCTCGCCTAATGCCTTCTCTAAAGCCTTGATTTGCAGGCTTAAGGCCGGTTGGGTGAGATAAAGTTCATCCGCCGCCTGGGTAAAACTACCAAGCCGGGCGACTGTTATAAATCCGCGGAGTTGATGGGGTTCCATTAACAGTATTTATGGTTTCTATAAAATATATTATATTGAGTTATACAATAAGATATTGTATGATATGCACAAAGCTGGCAGTTGTCAAACTAAAACCAGGAAGATGAGAAACATGAACGTAACCGCCGTGGTTGGGGCAAATTGGGGCGATGAGGGCAAAGGCAAAACTACCGACTATCTGGCCGCCGAGGCTGATATGGTGGTCCGGTTTCAGGGCGGCAGTAATGCCGGGCACACCATCATCAACGATTATGGCAAATTTGTGTTGCATTTGTTGCCTTCGGGCGTATTCTATCCCCAGGTAACAAATGTATTGGGCCCTGGCGTGGCCGTCAATATGGCCACCGTGCTCAACGAAATGGATATTTTAACCCGGAACGGCGTGCCGGAGCCAACGCTGCGCATCTCTGACCGCGCCCAGGTGGTGTTGCCCTATCACCTATTGCTGGACAAGTACGAGGAGGAACGCCTGGGCCGGCAACAATTTGGCTCAACCCGGCAAGGCATTGCCCCCTTTTACGCCGACAAATATTTTAAAGTGGGCGTGCCGGTGGCCGACCTGTTTGACGAGGCCCGGCTCCGCCGCCGGCTGGAGACCTCTCTGGTGGCTAAAAACGTTCTGT
Protein-coding sequences here:
- the deoD gene encoding purine-nucleoside phosphorylase, whose amino-acid sequence is MSLHLGAKPGQIATTVLLPGDPLRAKYVAENLLENASCYNRVRGMYGFTGTYRGKRVSVQGSGMGVPSISIYVNELISEYGAKTLIRIGTCGAFQPDLKLRDIILALAACTDSHVNKLRFKGMDYAPTATFPLLLQAYNMAQQQGLAVKVGSVLTSDTFYTDDPDEWKLWAKFGVLAAEMETAALYTLAAKFQVNALSILTVSDSLLTGEAAPAEAREKSFRQMVELALAIAE
- a CDS encoding LysR family transcriptional regulator, which codes for MEPHQLRGFITVARLGSFTQAADELYLTQPALSLQIKALEKALGERLFERRGRQLLLTPAGNLLRQRAEQILGLIEQTRDEMAALKGLQGGRLSIGTNDSNCLYLLPDLIQEFRRQFPEVELHLTNSHSSQVAAWVIEGRVEFGLVTLPILEPQLEAQPLFEREDMLICHPDHPLGARSVVEPEELVAYPLLLLDTGSISRVSLNQFFTQADLLPKVVMELGSIEVIKRYVEINLGVSIIPRFTAEAEISTGRLHALHLDWLPPHAVGLIQRRKGYFSPAARMFLDMLKSYLPL